From Quercus lobata isolate SW786 chromosome 1, ValleyOak3.0 Primary Assembly, whole genome shotgun sequence, one genomic window encodes:
- the LOC115990045 gene encoding glucan endo-1,3-beta-glucosidase 9 — MSLNLCPIILFFFFFILTISRVRAIGINWGNTASHPLPPPKVVELLKSNNITKVKLFDADPLVLPALSGSNIGVTVGIPNSMLRSFNSSKKAAESWVHDNVTRYFSNGGSGVRIEYVAVGDEPFLQHYGEQFHPFVIGAATNIQAALIKANLEGKVRVVVPCSFDAFLSESNLPSKGHFRSDLNKTMIQLLTFLSKHGSPFFVTISPFVTIHQNKNVSLAFSLFKETAHPHNDSHKTYKNSFDLSYDTLVNALSIVGFPKIDIVVAQIGWPTDGATNATPSIAETFMKGLINHLHRKLGTPLRPQDPPIETYIYSLLDEDQRSITTGNFERHWGVFTFDGQAKYQVDFGQGSKNLVNAQNVEYLPSKWCVVNNNRDLSNASARASEACSVADCTALSPGGSCFNISWPGNISYAFNSYYQQHDQRTDSCDFGGLGLITTVDPSVGNCRFSVELHTSQSDSLHRACYFQWTTLLTTILVCLLRFTL, encoded by the exons ATGTCTCTGAATCTTTGCCCAATcatactcttcttcttcttcttcatcctcaCCATCTCTAGGGTTCGAGCCATAGGCATCAACTGGGGCAACACCGCCTCGCACCCTCTCCCACCGCCCAAGGTGGTGGAGCTCTTGAAGTCCAACAACATCACCAAAGTCAAGCTCTTTGATGCTGACCCACTTGTTCTTCCAGCGCTTTCTGGGTCCAATATTGGTGTCACTGTGGGCATTCCAAATTCTATGCTCAGAAGCTTTAACTCTTCCAAGAAGGCTGCAGAGAGTTGGGTACACGATAATGTCACTCGCTACTTCTCTAATGGAGGCAGTGGAGTTCGAATTGA GTATGTTGCTGTTGGAGATGAGCCATTTCTCCAACATTATGGTGAACAGTTCCATCCCTTTGTCATTGGAGCAGCCACAAACATCCAGGCAGCTTTGATCAAAGCAAACTTGGAAGGCAAGGTGAGGGTTGTGGTCCCTTGCAGTTTTGATGCCTTCCTGTCAGAATCCAACCTGCCCTCAAAGGGACACTTCAGGTCTGACCTCAACAAAACCATGATCCAGCTCCTCACATTTCTCAGTAAACATGGCTCACCATTCTTTGTGACCATCTCTCCATTTGTAACTATCCACCAAAACAAGAACGTTTCCCTTGCCTTTTCTCTGTTCAAAGAAACTGCTCACCCTCATAATGACAGCCACAAGACATACAAAAATAGCTTTGACTTAAGCTATGATACTCTTGTTAATGCATTATCGATTGTAGGATTTCCCAAAATAGATATTGTTGTGGCACAGATTGGTTGGCCTACAGATGGAGCAACAAACGCAACCCCATCCATTGCAGAGACATTCATGAAAGGCCTGATAAATCATCTTCATAGAAAATTGGGTACCCCACTTAGACCTCAGGATCCACCGATTGAAACATACATATATAGCCTGTTAGATGAGGACCAAAGAAGCATAACCACTGGAAATTTTGAGAGACACTGGGGAGTGTTTACTTTTGATGGCCAAGCCAAGTATCAGGTTGATTTTGGTCAGGGTTCAAAAAACCTAGTGAATGCACAAAATGTGGAGTATCTTCCATCCAAGTGGTGTGTTGTGAACAATAACAGAGACTTGTCTAATGCAAGTGCAAGAGCTTCAGAGGCATGTTCTGTTGCTGATTGCACTGCACTCTCTCCTGGTGGGTCTTGTTTCAATATCAGCTGGCCTGGGAATATATCATATGCGTTTAATAGCTACTATCAGCAGCATGATCAAAGGACAGACAGCTGTGACTTTGGAGGTTTGGGTTTAATCACAACTGTTGATCCATCAGTGGGAAATTGCAGATTTTCAGTAGAACTTCACACTTCTCAATCAGATTCACTTCATCGGGCCTGTTATTTCCAGTGGACAACCTTGCTAACAACCATTTTAGTATGTTTGCTCAGGTTTACATTGTAG